The following proteins are encoded in a genomic region of Chryseobacterium cucumeris:
- the nusA gene encoding transcription termination factor NusA produces MDNIALIESFGDFKDEKGISKIDLMAIIEDSLKTLLRKRFDSDDHFDVIVNPDKGDFQIFLNKTIVEDEMSEDDDLEIEISEAKKIDPTFEVGEDFTMEIPVAQLGRRNILTLKQILATKLQEHNNAMLYEQFRDKIGEIVVGEIHHIRHKHVILLDDEGNEFILPKENQIPSDFFKKGENIRAIVETVDFKGSKPQIIISRTAPKFLEKLLELEIPEIQDGTIILKKVVRIPGEKAKIAVDAYDDRIDPVGACVGVKGSRIHGVVRELRNENIDVIQWSKNPEILVKRALGNVTINKIEINEETNYALVYTPVEEISKVIGKQGQNIRLASWLTGYEIDVYRESSEDDDVELKEFNDDIEQWILDEFKKVGLTTAKSVLDKETESLLNMVDLEEETIEEVKRILREEFED; encoded by the coding sequence ATGGATAATATAGCGTTGATTGAATCCTTTGGTGATTTTAAAGACGAAAAAGGGATCAGTAAGATTGATCTTATGGCAATTATTGAAGATTCACTGAAAACTCTTTTAAGAAAGAGATTTGATTCAGATGATCATTTTGATGTGATTGTAAACCCGGATAAAGGAGATTTTCAGATATTTTTAAATAAAACAATTGTAGAGGACGAAATGTCTGAAGATGATGATTTGGAAATTGAAATTTCTGAAGCAAAGAAGATTGATCCTACCTTCGAAGTAGGTGAAGACTTTACAATGGAAATTCCTGTTGCACAGTTGGGAAGAAGAAATATTCTTACCCTTAAGCAAATCCTTGCTACAAAACTTCAGGAACACAATAATGCAATGCTGTACGAACAGTTCAGAGATAAAATTGGTGAAATTGTTGTAGGGGAAATCCACCACATCCGTCATAAGCACGTGATTCTGCTGGATGATGAAGGAAATGAATTTATTTTACCAAAAGAAAACCAGATCCCATCCGATTTCTTTAAAAAGGGTGAGAATATCAGAGCTATTGTTGAGACAGTAGATTTTAAAGGTTCTAAACCACAGATTATTATTTCCAGAACTGCACCTAAATTCCTAGAGAAGTTATTAGAGCTGGAAATTCCTGAGATCCAGGACGGAACAATTATCCTGAAAAAGGTAGTGAGAATTCCTGGTGAAAAGGCGAAGATTGCAGTAGATGCTTATGATGACAGAATTGATCCGGTAGGAGCTTGTGTTGGAGTAAAAGGATCCAGAATTCATGGCGTTGTAAGAGAGTTGAGAAATGAAAACATCGATGTTATTCAGTGGTCTAAAAACCCTGAGATCTTGGTGAAGAGAGCATTAGGAAATGTTACTATTAACAAAATTGAAATCAATGAGGAGACGAACTACGCGTTGGTATATACTCCTGTTGAAGAAATTTCTAAAGTGATCGGAAAACAAGGTCAGAATATCAGACTGGCTTCTTGGTTGACAGGATATGAGATTGATGTATACAGAGAGTCCAGCGAGGATGATGATGTTGAATTGAAAGAATTTAACGATGATATCGAGCAGTGGATTTTGGATGAGTTTAAGAAAGTAGGACTTACGACTGCAAAATCAGTATTGGATAAAGAAACTGAAAGTC
- the rimP gene encoding ribosome assembly cofactor RimP: MEFRKRIEELLNEFLETRKDLFLIDLKISAGDDITVILDGDNGVSLQDCLDASRAIEFNMDREEHDFSLQVMSAGLSEPLSTPRQFSKNIGREIEVMLEDSSKIEGELSKVDDEKITLVLRYRKPKDIGKGKVDVEEEKEISYPEIKKALVVIKF; this comes from the coding sequence ATGGAGTTTAGAAAAAGAATTGAAGAATTATTAAATGAATTCCTTGAGACCAGAAAAGATCTGTTTCTTATTGATCTTAAAATTTCTGCAGGGGATGATATTACAGTGATTTTGGATGGTGATAACGGAGTTTCTTTGCAGGATTGTCTTGATGCAAGCCGTGCAATTGAATTCAATATGGATCGTGAAGAGCATGACTTCAGCCTTCAGGTGATGTCTGCAGGATTGAGCGAGCCATTATCCACACCAAGACAGTTCAGTAAAAACATTGGAAGAGAGATTGAGGTGATGCTGGAGGATTCTTCTAAAATTGAAGGGGAATTGTCAAAAGTAGACGATGAGAAGATCACGCTTGTTCTACGTTACCGGAAACCGAAAGATATCGGAAAAGGAAAAGTAGATGTGGAGGAGGAGAAAGAAATTTCTTATCCTGAGATCAAAAAAGCATTAGTAGTAATTAAATTTTAA
- a CDS encoding UDP-glucose dehydrogenase family protein, with translation MNITIVGTGYVGLVTGTTLAELGNSVYCVDIDEKKVEGMKNGIVPIYEPNLEEMFLRNIQSERLFFTTNLKEALDKSEVIYLALPTPPGEDGSADLSYVLQVADNIGEMMTGYKVIVNKSTVPVGTADRVRETISAKTNIPFDVVSNPEFLREGFAVEDSMNPSRVVVGASSERAKDIMSKIYQPFTNTGIPIIFMDEKSSELTKYAANSFLAVKITFMNEIANYCEKVGADVDKVRLGMGSDDRIGHRFLFPGIGYGGSCFPKDVKALIKSGKQEDFNFQILEATEKVNTAQKVILVSEIEKYFGGSIEGKKIAMWGLAFKANTDDIREASSLDNIALLLEKGAEVIAYDAVAESNVKKLLGDKIQYAKGMYDAIEDVDALFIATEWPEFKNPNFDLMARKMKNKVIFDGRNMYPLEIPEQNGFHYKSIGRKTITK, from the coding sequence TTGAATATAACGATTGTAGGAACAGGTTATGTAGGTTTGGTTACAGGAACCACTCTGGCAGAACTTGGCAATTCAGTATACTGTGTTGATATTGATGAAAAAAAAGTAGAAGGTATGAAAAACGGCATTGTTCCCATCTATGAGCCGAACCTTGAAGAAATGTTTTTAAGAAACATTCAGTCTGAAAGATTATTTTTCACTACCAATCTTAAAGAAGCTTTAGACAAAAGCGAAGTGATTTATCTGGCATTACCTACTCCTCCGGGAGAAGACGGATCTGCAGATCTGTCTTATGTACTTCAGGTAGCTGATAATATTGGCGAAATGATGACCGGATACAAAGTCATTGTCAATAAAAGCACGGTTCCTGTAGGAACTGCAGACAGAGTAAGAGAAACCATCTCAGCGAAAACAAATATCCCTTTTGATGTTGTTTCAAATCCCGAATTTTTAAGAGAAGGATTTGCGGTTGAAGATTCAATGAACCCTTCAAGAGTAGTTGTAGGTGCAAGTTCGGAAAGAGCCAAAGACATCATGTCTAAGATATACCAGCCTTTTACCAACACCGGAATTCCCATCATTTTCATGGATGAGAAATCCTCAGAACTTACAAAATATGCTGCGAATTCATTTCTGGCAGTAAAAATCACCTTTATGAATGAGATTGCGAACTATTGTGAAAAAGTGGGCGCAGATGTAGATAAGGTAAGACTGGGAATGGGTAGTGATGACAGAATCGGGCACAGATTCTTATTCCCAGGTATCGGATATGGTGGAAGCTGCTTTCCTAAAGACGTAAAAGCACTTATAAAGTCCGGAAAGCAGGAAGATTTTAATTTTCAGATCCTTGAAGCTACGGAAAAGGTAAATACAGCCCAGAAGGTAATCTTAGTGTCTGAAATTGAAAAATATTTCGGAGGAAGTATTGAAGGAAAGAAAATTGCTATGTGGGGGCTTGCCTTCAAAGCCAATACGGATGACATCAGAGAAGCCTCATCATTAGACAACATCGCTCTTCTATTGGAGAAAGGAGCAGAGGTCATAGCCTATGACGCTGTTGCAGAAAGTAATGTTAAGAAGCTTTTAGGTGATAAAATACAATATGCTAAAGGAATGTACGATGCAATCGAAGATGTAGATGCACTGTTTATTGCTACAGAATGGCCGGAATTCAAAAATCCTAATTTTGACCTTATGGCTAGAAAAATGAAAAACAAAGTCATTTTTGACGGCAGAAATATGTACCCGCTGGAAATCCCTGAACAGAACGGATTTCATTATAAAAGTATAGGAAGAAAGACCATTACAAAATAA
- the rfbB gene encoding dTDP-glucose 4,6-dehydratase, with product MKNIIVTGGAGFIGSHVVREFVKNNPDTTIINLDALTYAGNLENLKDIENEPNYVFEKADITKPEELRKVFEKYNPDAVVHLAAESHVDRSITDPMAFINTNVNGTANLLNLCKEFWTLNPDHTHGRFPDEKRNNLFYHISTDEVYGSLGETGFFLETTSYDPQSPYSASKAASDHLVRAYGNTYGMPFIVSNCSNNYGPNHFPEKLIPLCISNIINEKPLPIYGDGKYTRDWLFVIDHAKAIHQIFKEAKTGETYNIGGFNEWQNIDLVKELIKQMDAKLERPKGYSEKLITFVKDRPGHDKRYAIDATKLNKDLGWKPSVTFEEGLAKTIDWYLENKEWLENVTSGNYQDYYSKQYS from the coding sequence ATGAAAAATATTATCGTTACAGGAGGTGCCGGATTTATCGGCTCCCATGTTGTAAGAGAGTTTGTAAAAAACAATCCGGATACTACGATCATCAATCTTGATGCTCTTACCTACGCCGGAAATCTCGAAAACTTAAAGGACATTGAAAATGAACCGAATTATGTTTTCGAAAAAGCAGATATTACAAAACCGGAAGAGCTTAGAAAAGTTTTCGAAAAATATAACCCGGATGCTGTTGTACATTTAGCAGCAGAAAGCCATGTAGACAGAAGTATTACAGATCCTATGGCATTCATCAATACGAATGTAAACGGAACTGCTAATCTTTTGAACCTTTGTAAAGAATTCTGGACATTAAATCCTGATCATACCCACGGCAGATTCCCGGATGAAAAAAGAAACAATCTTTTCTATCATATTTCCACGGATGAAGTATATGGAAGCTTAGGGGAAACAGGTTTCTTTCTGGAGACCACATCATACGACCCTCAATCTCCGTATTCAGCTTCAAAAGCAGCCTCTGACCATTTGGTAAGAGCTTACGGAAATACCTATGGAATGCCTTTCATTGTATCGAACTGTTCCAACAACTACGGTCCGAATCATTTCCCTGAAAAATTGATTCCACTTTGTATTTCGAATATTATCAACGAGAAACCACTTCCTATTTACGGTGATGGAAAATACACCAGAGACTGGTTGTTTGTCATTGACCATGCCAAGGCGATTCATCAGATCTTTAAAGAAGCAAAAACCGGTGAGACTTACAATATCGGAGGATTCAACGAGTGGCAGAATATTGATCTTGTCAAAGAACTGATCAAACAAATGGATGCCAAGCTGGAAAGACCGAAAGGTTATTCAGAAAAGCTGATCACTTTTGTAAAAGACAGACCGGGTCACGACAAACGTTACGCTATTGATGCCACAAAACTGAATAAAGATTTAGGCTGGAAACCTTCAGTTACCTTTGAAGAAGGATTAGCAAAAACCATCGACTGGTATCTGGAAAATAAGGAATGGCTGGAGAATGTAACTTCCGGAAATTATCAGGATTATTACAGCAAACAATACAGCTAA
- the rfbA gene encoding glucose-1-phosphate thymidylyltransferase RfbA, giving the protein MKGIILAGGSGTRLYPLTIAVSKQLMPVYDKPMIYYPLSTLLLAGIKDILIITTPHDQEGFIKLLGDGSQIGCNIEYVVQPSPDGLAQAFILGEQFIGNDPAALVLGDNIFYGSEMGTLLKNKTNPQGGVVFAYHVADPERYGVVEFDKNLKAVSIEEKPLNPKSNYAVPGLYFYDNNVVEIAKNIKPSARGELEITDINNVYLSNGKLEVAVLNRGTAWLDTGTFDSLHDASEFVSVIEKRQGFKIGCIEEIAFRNKFIDEEKLLETATKYGKSGYGEYLKQLIRK; this is encoded by the coding sequence ATGAAAGGAATAATATTAGCCGGAGGTTCCGGAACAAGACTTTACCCTCTAACCATTGCAGTAAGCAAGCAGCTGATGCCTGTTTACGACAAACCTATGATTTACTATCCGCTTTCCACATTGCTTTTAGCAGGAATCAAGGATATTCTGATCATCACCACTCCACATGACCAGGAAGGTTTCATCAAACTTTTGGGCGACGGCTCACAAATCGGCTGTAATATAGAATATGTTGTACAGCCAAGTCCAGATGGTTTAGCGCAAGCTTTTATTCTGGGCGAGCAATTTATTGGTAACGACCCCGCAGCGCTGGTATTGGGAGATAATATTTTCTATGGTTCCGAAATGGGAACTTTATTGAAAAACAAAACCAATCCACAGGGAGGAGTTGTTTTTGCTTACCACGTAGCAGACCCTGAAAGATATGGTGTAGTAGAATTCGACAAAAACCTGAAAGCTGTTTCTATTGAAGAAAAGCCTTTAAACCCTAAGTCAAACTATGCTGTTCCCGGCCTTTATTTTTATGATAACAATGTCGTTGAAATTGCTAAAAACATCAAGCCCTCTGCAAGAGGTGAGCTGGAAATCACAGACATCAACAATGTTTATTTAAGCAATGGAAAACTTGAAGTAGCTGTTCTTAACAGAGGAACGGCATGGCTGGATACAGGAACCTTTGATTCTCTTCATGACGCTTCAGAATTTGTAAGTGTTATTGAAAAAAGACAAGGATTTAAAATCGGCTGTATTGAAGAAATTGCATTCAGAAACAAATTCATTGATGAGGAGAAACTGCTTGAGACGGCTACCAAATATGGTAAAAGCGGATACGGTGAATACCTGAAACAACTTATCAGAAAATAA
- a CDS encoding ABC transporter permease — protein sequence MNEPQQKWTETIDADHSLFDLKLKEVWRYKDLVYMFVKRDFVSSFKQTILGPIWFFINPILTTIVYLIVFGRIANLPTDGAPPLLFYLAGVTLWNYFSACLLGTSSTFVGNANIFGKVYFPRLVSPLSIVISNLMRFGVQFLLFIIGWGYYLSKGQIHPNIWILATPFLILLMALFALGVGMIFSALTTKYKDLSMLLGFGVSLYMYATPVIYPTSALPGFFKSISFYNPLTGIFECFKYAWLGVGDFSPIMLTISTFIILILLVTGTFIFNKVEKSFMDTV from the coding sequence ATGAATGAACCACAACAAAAGTGGACAGAAACGATTGATGCTGATCATTCGTTATTTGACTTGAAGCTAAAAGAAGTCTGGAGATACAAAGATCTTGTTTATATGTTTGTAAAAAGAGATTTTGTATCCAGCTTTAAGCAGACTATTTTAGGCCCGATCTGGTTTTTTATCAATCCAATTCTAACGACAATTGTTTATTTAATTGTTTTCGGAAGAATTGCCAACCTTCCAACTGACGGAGCACCACCATTACTTTTCTACCTTGCAGGAGTTACTCTCTGGAATTATTTTTCAGCTTGTTTACTAGGAACATCTTCAACTTTTGTTGGTAATGCAAATATTTTCGGCAAAGTATATTTTCCAAGACTGGTTTCTCCTTTATCCATTGTAATTTCCAACCTGATGCGTTTTGGAGTACAGTTTCTCCTATTTATTATCGGCTGGGGTTATTATTTATCAAAAGGACAGATTCATCCTAATATCTGGATCTTAGCAACTCCCTTTTTAATTTTACTAATGGCATTATTTGCATTGGGAGTAGGAATGATATTTTCTGCGTTAACCACAAAATATAAAGATTTAAGTATGTTGTTGGGGTTTGGAGTGAGTCTGTATATGTATGCAACACCAGTTATTTATCCAACCTCAGCTTTACCGGGATTCTTTAAAAGCATTTCATTTTACAATCCTTTAACAGGGATTTTCGAATGTTTTAAATATGCCTGGCTTGGTGTTGGGGACTTTTCTCCAATAATGCTCACTATCAGTACATTTATCATCCTTATTTTATTGGTAACAGGTACTTTCATTTTCAATAAGGTGGAAAAATCCTTCATGGACACAGTTTAA
- a CDS encoding ABC transporter ATP-binding protein, with the protein MLALKAENISKQYRLGQVGTGTLSHDLNRFWHKVRGKEDPYLKIGEVNDRTTKGTSEYVWSLRNINFEIEQGTAVGIIGRNGAGKSTLLKLLSKVTKPTTGKIYTNGRIASLLEVGTGFHPEMTGRENVFLNGAILGMTRKEISRKFDEIVAFSGVERYIDTPVKRYSSGMYVRLAFAVAAHLESEILIVDEVLAVGDADFQKKCLGKMNDVAKGEGRTILFVSHNMTAVKELCNKGILLNQGTLAYEGDMLNTIIEYQKSSTTASSYYYNGNINEALGNNNIRIKEFYVNPIHGDLIDIDSGIHVKLVFQNNCANINLDATFELRNYEELIIFHVGKLITENNNSEIGDYTVEFDIPAGLINAGNYYFKLIFGKNQTEVLFAVDSIVGFEVENVKVGSKLHLYPGITRPNFDYKVQTP; encoded by the coding sequence ATGCTAGCTTTAAAAGCAGAAAATATATCAAAACAATACCGTCTCGGACAAGTCGGAACGGGTACCTTATCTCATGACTTAAACCGATTCTGGCACAAAGTAAGAGGAAAAGAAGATCCATATCTTAAAATTGGTGAGGTAAATGACAGAACAACCAAGGGAACTTCTGAGTACGTTTGGTCACTTCGGAATATTAATTTTGAGATTGAACAAGGAACTGCAGTAGGGATTATTGGGCGAAACGGAGCCGGAAAATCTACCCTGTTAAAACTTTTAAGCAAGGTAACAAAACCTACAACCGGTAAAATATACACCAACGGAAGAATTGCATCTTTATTGGAAGTCGGAACCGGGTTTCATCCTGAAATGACAGGACGCGAAAATGTTTTTTTAAATGGAGCAATTCTTGGAATGACCCGTAAGGAAATTTCAAGAAAATTTGATGAGATCGTAGCTTTTTCAGGAGTAGAAAGATATATTGACACTCCGGTAAAAAGATATTCATCGGGAATGTATGTTCGTCTGGCCTTCGCTGTAGCAGCTCACTTGGAATCTGAAATTCTAATTGTAGATGAAGTATTGGCTGTGGGTGATGCAGATTTTCAAAAAAAATGCCTGGGAAAAATGAACGATGTAGCAAAAGGAGAAGGAAGAACCATTCTTTTTGTAAGTCATAATATGACTGCCGTAAAAGAACTTTGCAACAAAGGAATCCTTTTAAACCAAGGAACTTTAGCCTATGAAGGAGATATGCTAAATACAATTATAGAATATCAAAAAAGCAGTACAACAGCAAGTTCTTATTATTACAATGGAAATATTAATGAAGCTCTAGGAAATAATAACATCAGAATAAAAGAATTTTATGTAAATCCTATTCATGGAGATCTCATCGATATTGATTCCGGAATTCATGTAAAGCTTGTTTTCCAGAATAATTGTGCTAATATCAATCTGGATGCTACTTTTGAACTAAGAAATTATGAAGAGCTTATTATCTTCCATGTAGGAAAACTTATTACTGAAAATAATAACTCTGAAATTGGGGATTATACAGTAGAATTTGATATTCCGGCAGGTTTAATTAATGCAGGAAATTACTATTTTAAATTAATTTTCGGAAAAAATCAAACCGAAGTATTATTTGCAGTCGACAGTATTGTAGGCTTTGAGGTTGAAAATGTAAAAGTGGGCAGCAAACTTCATTTGTATCCGGGAATTACAAGACCGAATTTTGATTATAAAGTACAGACTCCATGA
- a CDS encoding sugar 3,4-ketoisomerase produces MIPKIIELPKIYDKRGNLSFFEHPNQLPFEIKRTYWIYDVPGGETRGSHAFKEQQEYIIALSGSFDVVIHNGKEEQRFSLNRSYYGLYIPKMFWRKLENFSTNSLALIVSDHTYNQDDYIRDFEEFKKLANEK; encoded by the coding sequence ATGATTCCAAAAATAATAGAACTTCCAAAAATTTATGACAAAAGAGGAAATCTTTCCTTTTTTGAGCACCCCAATCAACTACCCTTTGAAATTAAAAGAACGTATTGGATTTATGATGTTCCGGGAGGGGAAACAAGGGGAAGTCACGCTTTTAAAGAACAGCAGGAGTATATTATTGCTCTTTCAGGAAGTTTTGATGTAGTGATTCATAATGGTAAAGAAGAGCAGCGGTTTTCCTTAAACAGATCCTATTATGGATTATATATTCCGAAAATGTTTTGGCGGAAACTAGAGAATTTCTCTACCAATTCACTTGCTCTTATTGTTTCTGATCATACTTATAATCAGGATGATTATATCAGAGATTTTGAAGAATTTAAAAAGCTGGCAAATGAAAAATAA
- a CDS encoding sugar 3,4-ketoisomerase, whose product MKNKLSVFDCSVIDLGKISFDEGNLTVVENNSTFPFDVKRIFYLYDIAGGESRGAHSHKECHQFLIAASGSFEVSLDDGKFKRQVFLNRPDIGLHIPPGIWASEINFSSGAICLVLASHHYNEEDYVRDYDTFLKIQNEK is encoded by the coding sequence ATGAAAAATAAGCTTTCAGTATTTGATTGTAGTGTTATAGACCTTGGAAAAATAAGTTTTGATGAGGGTAATCTTACAGTGGTTGAAAACAATTCAACCTTCCCATTTGATGTTAAAAGAATATTTTATTTATACGACATTGCGGGTGGAGAAAGCCGTGGTGCTCATTCTCATAAAGAATGTCATCAGTTTTTGATTGCAGCTAGCGGAAGTTTCGAGGTTTCACTGGATGATGGAAAGTTTAAAAGACAGGTTTTTCTGAACCGCCCGGATATTGGGCTTCATATTCCACCAGGAATTTGGGCTTCAGAAATTAATTTTTCATCAGGTGCAATTTGTCTGGTTCTGGCATCTCATCATTATAATGAAGAAGACTATGTCAGAGATTATGATACATTTTTAAAAATACAGAATGAAAAATAA
- a CDS encoding N-acetyltransferase → MKNKIHPLADVQSENIGEDTMIWQFCVVLKGAEIGKNCNINCNVFIENDVKIGDNVTIKPGVQVWDGVTLEDNVFIGPNVTFTNDLIPRSKQYPLEFSKTLVKKGASIGANSTIIAGNIIGENALIGAGSVITKNVPSNTVWYGNPARQTGFITLDGKILDLNMKDKEGNSYEIQND, encoded by the coding sequence ATGAAAAATAAAATTCATCCATTAGCCGATGTCCAAAGTGAAAATATAGGAGAAGACACCATGATTTGGCAATTCTGCGTTGTTTTAAAAGGTGCTGAAATTGGTAAAAATTGCAATATAAATTGCAATGTTTTCATTGAAAATGACGTGAAAATAGGTGATAATGTAACCATTAAACCCGGCGTACAGGTTTGGGACGGAGTAACATTGGAGGACAATGTATTTATCGGTCCAAATGTAACTTTTACGAATGATCTTATTCCGCGTTCAAAACAATATCCTTTAGAATTCAGTAAAACACTTGTGAAAAAAGGTGCTTCAATTGGGGCTAACTCTACAATTATTGCCGGGAATATAATCGGAGAAAATGCTTTGATCGGTGCCGGAAGTGTCATTACGAAAAATGTGCCTTCAAATACAGTTTGGTATGGAAATCCTGCCAGACAAACGGGTTTTATAACTTTAGACGGAAAGATTTTAGACCTAAATATGAAAGACAAGGAAGGAAATTCCTATGAAATTCAAAATGATTAG
- a CDS encoding DegT/DnrJ/EryC1/StrS family aminotransferase produces MIKFLDLQKINLQHQEEIEAKLLQVFRSGWYLMGNELNLFEKNLSQYIGTKHAIGVANGLDALRLILRGYIEMGLMKEGDEILVPSNTYIASILAISDNGLVPVLVEPDIANYNIDVSKIEEKITPKTKGILIVHLYGRVIFSEELQQLAQKYNVKIIEDNAQAIGAEWKGKKTGNLGDASGFSFYPGKNLGALGDAGAITTNDEELAKTIRALANYGSNKKYVNIYQGLNSRLDEIQAAVLDIKLKYIDEENEVRRKIARQYIREISNSNIILPENPENENEHVWHIFLIRTEKRDELQAYLTENGVQTLIHYPIPPHKQEAYKDWNSQSFPISEKIHQEVLSLPISPVMEKEEIAKVIELLNKF; encoded by the coding sequence ATGATTAAGTTCCTCGATCTACAAAAAATTAATCTACAGCACCAAGAAGAAATTGAGGCGAAGCTCTTGCAGGTTTTCCGTTCCGGATGGTATCTTATGGGCAATGAACTGAATCTATTTGAGAAAAATCTTTCTCAATATATCGGAACAAAACACGCAATCGGTGTTGCCAATGGTTTAGACGCTCTTCGTCTTATCCTTAGAGGATATATCGAAATGGGATTAATGAAAGAAGGAGACGAAATTTTAGTTCCATCCAACACTTATATTGCTTCTATTTTAGCCATTTCCGATAATGGACTCGTACCCGTTTTGGTAGAACCAGATATTGCCAACTATAATATTGACGTATCAAAAATTGAAGAAAAAATCACTCCAAAAACAAAAGGTATTTTAATTGTGCATCTTTATGGAAGAGTTATTTTCTCTGAAGAATTGCAGCAATTGGCTCAAAAATATAATGTAAAAATCATTGAAGATAATGCTCAAGCTATTGGAGCAGAATGGAAAGGAAAAAAAACAGGAAATCTTGGTGATGCCTCTGGTTTTAGTTTCTATCCCGGAAAAAATTTAGGTGCTTTGGGCGATGCCGGTGCAATTACGACTAATGATGAAGAATTGGCAAAAACCATAAGAGCCTTGGCAAATTATGGTTCAAATAAAAAATATGTAAATATTTATCAAGGATTAAATTCCAGACTAGACGAAATTCAGGCTGCTGTTTTAGATATTAAGCTAAAATACATTGATGAAGAAAATGAGGTGAGAAGAAAGATCGCAAGACAATATATCAGAGAAATTTCAAATTCCAATATTATTCTACCGGAAAACCCTGAAAATGAGAACGAGCATGTTTGGCATATTTTCCTTATCAGAACAGAAAAAAGAGACGAGCTTCAGGCTTACCTTACAGAAAACGGTGTCCAAACTTTGATTCATTATCCGATTCCTCCCCACAAACAGGAAGCTTATAAAGACTGGAATTCACAATCTTTTCCGATCAGTGAAAAGATTCATCAAGAAGTTTTGAGCCTGCCTATTTCTCCGGTAATGGAAAAAGAGGAAATAGCTAAAGTTATTGAATTATTAAACAAATTCTAA
- a CDS encoding glycosyltransferase family 2 protein — protein MENPLVSFIVVSYKHSEFIPECLNSIKNQTYKNWELIIADDASPDNSVEITKNWLNENNISAKTNFHETNIGFAATLNECIEMTEGKYVNIIAADDYLHPSFLEKCVANLEKKGNDFGMIFSSCFIIQEDKTLINYLDDLSFYKDENQFKSTLKKMNLIPALATLVKRTVLIETGPYDKNILIEDYDRWLRINENYFIDFIPENLAYHRKHGENISKIKERIVFVEEILLRLKYDHNLENKTKINNDIKKIYITSKDKKEIRKVSEQYSQYKGKERWLNLCLKYNLPVRLYYLKYKFF, from the coding sequence ATGGAGAATCCGTTGGTAAGTTTTATTGTTGTTTCATACAAACACTCAGAATTTATCCCTGAGTGTTTAAATAGTATTAAAAATCAAACTTATAAAAACTGGGAACTCATTATTGCTGATGATGCTTCACCAGACAATTCTGTGGAGATCACAAAAAACTGGCTGAACGAAAACAACATTTCTGCAAAAACCAATTTTCATGAAACAAACATAGGATTCGCTGCAACACTTAATGAATGTATTGAGATGACTGAGGGAAAATATGTAAATATTATAGCTGCCGATGACTACCTTCATCCTTCATTTCTTGAAAAATGCGTAGCCAATTTAGAAAAAAAGGGGAATGATTTCGGAATGATTTTTTCAAGCTGCTTTATCATCCAAGAAGATAAAACATTAATTAATTATCTTGATGATCTGAGTTTTTATAAAGATGAAAATCAATTTAAAAGTACATTGAAAAAGATGAACCTTATCCCGGCTCTTGCTACGTTGGTTAAAAGAACGGTTTTAATTGAGACAGGTCCGTACGATAAAAATATTCTTATCGAAGATTACGACAGATGGTTGAGAATTAATGAAAATTATTTTATTGATTTTATTCCTGAAAATCTTGCATATCATAGAAAGCATGGTGAAAACATTTCTAAAATAAAAGAAAGGATTGTTTTTGTAGAAGAAATACTTTTAAGGTTAAAATATGATCATAATCTTGAAAATAAGACAAAAATAAATAACGACATCAAAAAGATCTACATAACATCTAAAGATAAAAAGGAAATCCGGAAAGTGTCTGAACAATATTCTCAATATAAAGGGAAAGAACGTTGGCTGAATTTATGCCTGAAATATAACCTGCCTGTAAGATTATATTATCTGAAATATAAATTTTTCTAA